In the genome of Christensenella timonensis, one region contains:
- the ybaK gene encoding Cys-tRNA(Pro) deacylase codes for MAQSKTNAMRILERAGVPYKMYSYESSGQVLDGVCVAQKLGLPAGQIFKTLVTQGASREYFVFVLPANRELELKKAARAVGEKNVEMIHVKDLNRVTGYIRGGCSPIGMKKQFTTVVDSACEPLAAILVSAGKIGQQVELAPQALISLIGAQVTSIAK; via the coding sequence ATGGCGCAATCCAAAACAAACGCCATGCGCATACTGGAGCGCGCAGGCGTCCCTTATAAGATGTATTCCTACGAAAGCAGCGGACAGGTGCTCGACGGTGTTTGCGTCGCTCAAAAGCTCGGCCTCCCGGCAGGGCAAATTTTTAAAACGCTGGTAACGCAGGGCGCAAGCCGTGAATATTTTGTGTTTGTTTTGCCGGCGAATAGGGAGCTAGAACTTAAAAAAGCCGCACGGGCCGTGGGCGAAAAAAATGTTGAAATGATCCATGTAAAGGATTTGAACCGTGTGACCGGCTATATCCGCGGCGGCTGTTCCCCCATTGGCATGAAAAAACAATTTACAACGGTGGTAGACAGCGCCTGCGAGCCTCTTGCCGCCATACTGGTGAGCGCCGGGAAGATCGGGCAGCAGGTCGAACTGGCGCCGCAAGCCCTCATTTCCCTGATTGGCGCGCAGGTAACAAGTATTGCAAAATAA
- a CDS encoding phosphoglycerate dehydrogenase, which translates to MYNIKKLNKISPVIYDYLPKEQYNVTSHLEDSESDAFLVRSADCHGMEFAENTLAIARAGAGTNNIPIDRCTQQGIVVFNTPGANANGVKELVLGAMISASRNLPEAYDWAKTLKGQGEEVPELVEKGKGQFVGGELKGKTLGVIGLGAIGIMVANAASAIGMNVIGYDPFLSVDKAWTISMYTHKAEKLDELLEKADFITIHIPQTDKTKGFLSTPEFSKMKDGVIVLNFARGGLVKSTSLFDAMESGKVKKYVTDFPDEEMIGHPGVLAIPHLGASTPESEENCAVMAAQQLKDFFETGSIHNSVNMPECIVPPSDTVRITILHKNTPNMVGQITNKIANYNLNIADMANKSRGEIAYTVLNLDHDVTPEVQAELGNIEGVIKIRVI; encoded by the coding sequence ATGTATAATATCAAAAAGCTGAATAAAATATCTCCCGTGATCTATGACTATCTCCCGAAGGAACAGTATAACGTGACGTCCCATCTGGAGGACAGTGAAAGCGATGCGTTTTTGGTGCGCAGCGCGGATTGCCATGGGATGGAATTTGCGGAAAATACGCTGGCGATCGCACGGGCGGGCGCAGGTACGAACAATATCCCCATCGACCGCTGCACGCAGCAGGGGATCGTGGTATTCAATACGCCGGGGGCAAACGCCAACGGGGTAAAGGAACTGGTGCTCGGGGCGATGATTTCGGCTTCGCGCAACCTTCCGGAGGCATACGACTGGGCAAAAACCTTAAAGGGCCAGGGCGAGGAAGTGCCGGAACTGGTCGAGAAGGGCAAAGGCCAGTTTGTCGGCGGCGAATTAAAGGGCAAGACGCTGGGCGTCATCGGCCTGGGCGCCATCGGCATCATGGTAGCGAACGCTGCTTCGGCGATCGGTATGAACGTAATCGGCTACGACCCGTTCTTGTCGGTAGACAAAGCGTGGACGATCTCCATGTATACGCACAAAGCGGAAAAGCTGGACGAGCTGCTGGAAAAAGCGGACTTTATTACGATCCATATCCCGCAGACGGACAAGACAAAAGGATTTTTGAGCACGCCTGAATTTTCAAAGATGAAGGATGGCGTGATCGTGCTCAACTTTGCGCGCGGCGGGCTTGTGAAATCGACCTCGCTGTTCGACGCCATGGAAAGCGGCAAGGTCAAAAAGTATGTGACGGATTTCCCGGACGAAGAGATGATCGGGCATCCGGGCGTTCTGGCGATCCCGCACCTCGGGGCTTCCACACCGGAAAGCGAAGAAAATTGTGCGGTCATGGCGGCGCAGCAGCTGAAGGATTTCTTTGAAACAGGCTCCATCCATAATTCGGTCAACATGCCGGAATGTATCGTTCCACCGTCGGATACGGTACGGATCACAATCCTTCACAAGAACACGCCCAACATGGTGGGGCAGATTACAAACAAGATCGCGAATTACAATTTGAACATCGCGGATATGGCGAATAAATCCCGTGGGGAGATCGCGTATACCGTGCTGAACCTGGATCATGACGTTACGCCGGAGGTGCAGGCGGAGCTCGGCAATATCGAGGGCGTGATCAAGATCCGCGTGATCTGA
- the serC gene encoding 3-phosphoserine/phosphohydroxythreonine transaminase has protein sequence MERVYNFSAGPACLPLEVLEKAQKEFISYDGTGMNVMEMSHRSKEYQDIIDTAGSDLRELLNIPDNYDVLFLQGGASMQFAMVPLNLMTKYKKVHAVNTGMWSKKAIAEAKKFGEVNIVASSEDKTFSYIPELKAEMFTPDADYVHITSNNTIYGTKYNAIPDVGSLPLVSDMSSCILSEEINVADYGLIYAGAQKNIGPAGVTLVIVRKDLVEAAPEDIPTMLRYKTHAESGSMFNTPPTYAIYMAGLVFKHLKKLGGVQQMEKINREKAAMLYEFLDNSAMFKATVEPKYRSLMNVPFVTGDEELDKKFVAEAKKAGLVNLKGHRSVGGMRASIYNAMPEEGVRSLVAFMAEFEAHNS, from the coding sequence ATGGAAAGAGTGTACAACTTCTCGGCCGGTCCTGCGTGCCTGCCATTGGAAGTGCTCGAAAAGGCGCAGAAGGAATTTATTTCCTATGACGGGACGGGTATGAACGTCATGGAAATGAGCCACCGTTCCAAGGAATATCAGGATATCATCGATACGGCGGGCTCCGATCTTCGTGAGCTCCTGAATATTCCGGACAACTACGACGTGCTGTTTTTGCAGGGCGGCGCCTCCATGCAGTTTGCAATGGTGCCCTTGAACCTGATGACAAAGTACAAAAAAGTGCACGCGGTCAATACGGGAATGTGGTCGAAAAAAGCGATCGCAGAGGCGAAGAAATTCGGTGAAGTCAACATCGTTGCTTCGTCCGAGGATAAAACGTTTTCGTATATCCCGGAGCTGAAAGCCGAAATGTTTACGCCGGATGCGGATTATGTCCACATCACATCCAACAACACGATCTATGGGACGAAATATAACGCGATCCCGGATGTGGGAAGTCTGCCGCTGGTTTCCGACATGTCCTCCTGTATTCTTTCCGAGGAAATCAACGTTGCGGATTACGGCCTCATTTATGCGGGCGCGCAGAAAAACATCGGCCCCGCGGGCGTGACGCTGGTGATCGTGCGCAAGGACTTGGTGGAAGCGGCCCCGGAGGATATCCCGACGATGCTGCGTTACAAGACGCATGCGGAAAGCGGCTCCATGTTCAACACACCGCCGACATACGCGATTTATATGGCAGGGCTGGTATTCAAGCATTTGAAAAAGCTGGGCGGCGTACAGCAGATGGAAAAGATCAACAGGGAAAAAGCGGCGATGCTTTATGAATTCCTCGACAATTCGGCAATGTTCAAGGCCACGGTAGAGCCTAAGTACCGTTCTTTGATGAACGTACCGTTCGTGACGGGCGACGAAGAGCTGGATAAAAAGTTTGTGGCGGAAGCGAAAAAGGCGGGGCTGGTCAACTTAAAGGGCCACCGCAGCGTGGGCGGCATGCGCGCGAGCATCTATAACGCGATGCCTGAAGAAGGCGTACGCAGCCTGGTCGCGTTCATGGCAGAGTTTGAGGCGCACAACAGTTAA
- a CDS encoding replication-associated recombination protein A — translation MKGKNMQDLFSGNLEKSAPLADRMRPRTLDEFLGQEHIVGKNTLLRRAIEADKLGSCIFWGPPGCGKSTLAAIIAGATGSDFYKLNAVTSGVKDVREVIDQAKANLKMYGRESFLLLDECHRWSKSQSDSVLPAMESGIIKLIGSTTENPMAAMTSAIVSRCRLFEFYALTVADVERAIRRAAGDTERGFGHMELTIDDDAVSHWASVSNGDIRTALNALELAVLTTKPDRKGKIHITLEIAEQSIQQRAVRMDDNEYYDMLSAFCKSLRGSDSDAALFWFARMIYAGVDPRVPVRRMIAHASEDVGLANPSVLNQCVAAMQALDFNGMPEARLNIAQAIIYLCESPKSNSVLLAVDAAARAAREVKRQDVPAYLQDTNFEKAKHEKKGKDYKYVHDYPRHYVEQQYLPDELKGRVFYRPSMQGYEKKVHEYRRFTGKEKKSD, via the coding sequence ATGAAAGGAAAAAACATGCAAGACCTCTTTTCCGGAAATTTAGAAAAAAGCGCCCCCCTTGCAGACCGTATGCGTCCCCGGACGCTGGACGAGTTTTTGGGGCAGGAACATATCGTGGGCAAAAACACGCTGCTGCGCCGCGCGATCGAGGCGGATAAGCTCGGCTCGTGTATTTTCTGGGGCCCGCCCGGCTGCGGCAAAAGCACGCTGGCGGCTATCATCGCCGGGGCGACGGGCAGCGATTTTTATAAATTGAATGCCGTTACAAGCGGCGTCAAGGACGTGCGCGAGGTGATCGACCAGGCAAAGGCCAATCTCAAAATGTACGGGCGGGAAAGCTTTTTGCTTTTGGACGAGTGTCACCGCTGGTCAAAATCCCAGTCGGACAGCGTACTGCCCGCCATGGAAAGCGGCATCATCAAGCTGATCGGTTCCACGACGGAAAACCCGATGGCCGCCATGACGAGCGCCATCGTTTCGCGCTGCCGCCTGTTTGAATTTTATGCGCTTACCGTAGCGGATGTGGAAAGGGCGATCCGCCGGGCTGCGGGCGATACGGAGCGCGGCTTCGGCCATATGGAGCTTACCATCGACGATGACGCCGTCTCCCATTGGGCGTCCGTTTCAAACGGCGATATCCGCACCGCGCTCAATGCATTGGAACTCGCCGTGCTCACGACAAAGCCGGATAGAAAAGGAAAGATACACATCACACTGGAGATTGCCGAACAGTCCATTCAACAGCGTGCCGTCCGCATGGACGACAATGAATATTACGATATGCTGTCCGCTTTCTGCAAATCCCTGCGGGGCAGCGACAGCGACGCGGCGCTTTTCTGGTTTGCGCGTATGATCTATGCCGGGGTAGACCCTCGCGTACCCGTACGCCGCATGATTGCGCATGCTTCAGAGGATGTGGGCCTTGCAAACCCCAGTGTATTGAACCAATGCGTCGCGGCTATGCAGGCGCTTGATTTCAATGGTATGCCCGAAGCGCGTTTAAACATCGCGCAGGCGATTATCTACCTGTGCGAATCCCCCAAAAGCAACAGCGTCCTCCTCGCCGTGGACGCGGCTGCCCGGGCCGCGCGCGAAGTAAAGAGGCAGGATGTGCCCGCCTACCTGCAGGATACCAATTTCGAAAAAGCCAAACACGAAAAAAAAGGCAAGGATTACAAATATGTACACGACTACCCGCGGCATTACGTGGAGCAGCAGTACCTTCCCGATGAACTGAAGGGCAGGGTATTTTATCGTCCATCCATGCAGGGGTACGAAAAAAAGGTGCATGAATACCGCAGGTTTACCGGGAAAGAAAAGAAAAGCGACTAG